The DNA segment CGATCAGCTCGCCGAAAACGTCCTCTTGCAGACTGTGTCGCTGCTCGATGCCCGGCGTGGTGCCCTCTACTTGCGGGAAAACGATCGCTACGTTTTGCGACAGACCTTCGGCGGTTCGGCCCTGGAGGAGTTGCCGGCCGACGGACCGCTGGCCGAAGAGCTGCTCGCCATGGACGACAACGCGGAGCCGCCGGAGGGTCTTCTTCCGGAAGTGCGCCACGCGCTGGCGGTGGAAGTGGGGGAGCGCGGCGGTGTGTTGGTGGTGGGTGACAAGGAAAGCCGCCACGGCATTGGACCGTTTCAAGACGAGGACCGGCGAACGGTTTCGCTGTTCGCCAACCAGTCGGCCATCGCGATCGAAAACGCCCGTCTCCACCGGCACGCCCTGGAGGCCGAGCGCCTCGGCCGCGAGATGGAGCTGGCGGCGGAGATTCAGGGGCAGATCCTGCCGGATCGCCTGCCGGAGGTGGCGGGGCTGGAGATGTCCGGCTGGAACCGGCCGGCGCGCCAGGTCGGCGGCGACTACTACGATCTGGTGTTGACCGGCGAAGGCCGCCTCGGCATGGCGGTGGGCGACGTCACCGGCAAGGGCATGCCGGCGGCGTTGATGGTTTCCACCCTGCACTCGTCCCTCGCCCTGCTGCGCGACCGCAGCGACCTCGGCCCGCGGATGGTGGAGCGGTTGAACCATCATGTGTACGAGAGCAGCGCTTCGAACAAGTTCATCACCATGATCGTCGCCGAGATCGACGCCACCAGCGGCAACCTGCTGTACGTCAACGCTGGCCACAATCCCGGCATGTTGGTGCGCACCGACGGCTCCGTGGAGCACCTGACCTCCGGCGGACTGCCCCTCGGCCTGATGCCCGGCGGCCGTTACCAGGCGCGCTCCATCGTCCTGGAGCCCGGAGACTTGCTGTGCTTGTACTCGGACGGCATCACCGAATGCGCCGCGCCGGACGATGAAGAATTCGGCGAGGATCGCCTGGAGAGGCTGCTCGGAGAACAGCGCGACGTGCCGCTGGAAGAGATTCTCCAGACCATCGAAGGCGCCGTCGACCGCTTTGGCGCCGGCCTGCCGCAGGGGGATGATCAGACCGTGGTGCTGGTGCGCCGGCGGCGGACCTAGCCCGACCTTCTCACCAGCCTTCTGCTGCGAGGGCGGACGCACCTGCATCTGCTGCGTCCTTTGGCCTCTCCGCTCCTCGACGTACTGAAAGTACGACTGCGTCGCTTCGAGGACCAAACTCCTTGCAGCTACAGGCGCCTGCGCCCTCTCGCGACGAAGTTGGTGAGAAGTTCGGGCTAACCGTTCCCGACGACCCCCATCGCCTCCGGGAAGGACACCGCCGGAGTGACGATGGCGCCCAGGGCGTCGTCGCCCATTGCCAGGCAGACGGTGCGTCGCCCGATACCGGCGATGCGCGAGAAGAGCCGCGACAGGCGGTCTTCCCACAGCAGCTCTCCAACCGCTTCGCCGCGCACGCCGTCGCGGATGCGGCGCACGCCACGCGCCCGCGCCCGGAAGGCGAGGGTCGCCGGGTCCCAGCACTCCACGCCGTCCAGCCAGCCGACCCACAGGCCCTCGCCGACGCTCTCGGCGAGCTGCGCGTCCTCCAGCGCGCCGGCTTCGAGGAACAGGTGGGTGCCGAAGGCGTCGTCCGACGACACGGCCAAGG comes from the Acidobacteriota bacterium genome and includes:
- a CDS encoding SpoIIE family protein phosphatase, with translation MTQRTGPGTSSIPISGLAAEGGSRSSLQRLLEGWRSHLGAEAVAFYRDRQGGFERALVCGEPGEDPFPHEGPDDARCTSRIEVPGGVLVARGGSESASEVPLVAVALEALLRAEGLDRELKQHRFQARFRGVELEALYEVGLSIAATLDLDQLAENVLLQTVSLLDARRGALYLRENDRYVLRQTFGGSALEELPADGPLAEELLAMDDNAEPPEGLLPEVRHALAVEVGERGGVLVVGDKESRHGIGPFQDEDRRTVSLFANQSAIAIENARLHRHALEAERLGREMELAAEIQGQILPDRLPEVAGLEMSGWNRPARQVGGDYYDLVLTGEGRLGMAVGDVTGKGMPAALMVSTLHSSLALLRDRSDLGPRMVERLNHHVYESSASNKFITMIVAEIDATSGNLLYVNAGHNPGMLVRTDGSVEHLTSGGLPLGLMPGGRYQARSIVLEPGDLLCLYSDGITECAAPDDEEFGEDRLERLLGEQRDVPLEEILQTIEGAVDRFGAGLPQGDDQTVVLVRRRRT